One Thermomonas paludicola genomic window, ACCATACGAAGATGCCCACGGACGTCGGTGAACGTTCGTGGGCATCGGATACGATGTAACTGATTGTTTCTGCCGATCTTTCGATCCGTTCCCGGTCATCCGTGGACGACGGGAGATCTCAGAGTGGCGCCCGAAGTTGGACTCGAACCAACGACCCCCTGATTAACAGTCAAGTGCTCTAACCGGCTGAGCTATTCGGGCGGGGAGCGGCATTGTAGTCGGGCGATCCGGCATCGGCAAGGGATTGTGGTGCGGAAACGGTGGAATCGGATGCTGACGGGTCGGCCGGGGCCTTAAACCGGGCAGGGCGTTGGGGCTTTCGGGCGATCGCTGCGCGGTCGGCCGGCGTTGTTGACGATGACCTGGCCAAGCAGTTCGCCGTGGGTGCTGCAGATGGAAAGCGTCAGGTTGCTGCCGGCGCTGGTGCCGTCGGGAAGGTAGCGCAGCTGTTGGCGGCCGGCGTTGCTCGCGATGCGCAGGTGGGTGCTTGCCGGCTGCACGTCGGCGCGCAGGATGTCATTGCCGGAATCGGGCTGGTGGTTGCCGTCGTCGTCGGTGAACAGCATCCAGCCCAGGCTCCAATCGGTGCCGGCATCGCAGTGGTTGCCGTCGCGGGTGGGGCACAGCACTGCCCGGCGGTTGCGGCTGACGGCCGTCATGCGGGCCAGCTGCATGTGCGCGGTCAGTGCCTCCATGGCGCTGGAGGTGCGCTGGTGTTCGATGAACTGCGCCATTGCCGGCAGGCTGACGGCAGCAAGAATCGCGGCGATGGTCGTGGTCATGACCAGTTCGATCAGGGTGAAACCGGCGTGGCGACGCTGCATGGCAAGGCTCCCGATGAGGTGCATGCAGGCTAGGCGCGTGCGCGCTGGCGCGGGATCAGCCGACAGTGGACGCGGGGGTCGGGAAAGTCCGCTGGCCGGGCCGGGGTTTTCCGTGACGGCCCTGTTGATGGCATCGGCGTAAACTCACCGGTTGTCTTCCGCAATGCCGCCGATGAGCCAGTCCGTTCCTTCCGATCTCGACCTTGCCACTGCCTCGGATCGCTTCGAGCTGATTTCGCCGTACAAGCCCGCCGGCGACCAGCCGCACGCCATCGAAAAACTGGTGGCTGGCTTCGAAGGCGGCGTGGCCAAGCAGGTGCTGCTGGGCGTGACTGGCTCGGGCAAGACTTACACCATCGCCAACATGATTCAGGCGGTGCAGAAGCCCACCCTGGTGATGGCGCCGAACAAGACCTTGGCGGCGCAGCTGTACGGCGAGTTCAGGTCGTTCTTCCCGCGCAATTCGGTGGAGTATTTCGTCAGCTATTACGACTACTACCAGCCCGAAGCCTACGTGCCGTCCACCGACACCTTCATCGAGAAGGACAGCGCGATCAACGATCACATCGAACAGATGCGGTTGGCGGCCACCAAGGCACTGCTGTCGCGGCGCGACACCATCGTGGTGGCCAGCGTGTCTGCCATCTATGGCTTGGGCGCGCCGGAAGACTACCTGGCGATGCGGCTGATCCTGTCGCGCGGCGAGCGCATCGACCAGCGCGAGCTGCTGCGGCACCTGACCACGTTGCAATATTCGCGCAACGAACTGGTGCTGGATCGCGGCACCTTCCGCGTGCGTGGCGAAACCATCGACGTGTTCCCCGCGGAATCCGACCTGGAGGCGCTGCGCATCGAACTGTTCGATGGCGAGGTCGAGCAGTTGTCGATGTTCGACCCGCTGACCGGGCAAGTCCTGCGCCGGTTGCCGCGTTACACGATCTATCCGAAGACGCACTATGCGACGCCGCGCGAGCGCACGCTGTCGGCGGTGGAGACGATCAAGCTGGAGCTGCGCGAGCGGCTGGACTACCTGTATGCCGAGAACAAGCTGGTGGAGGCGCAGCGGCTGCAGCAGCGCACGCAGTTCGATCTGGAAATGATGGCCGAAGTCGGCTTCTGCAACGGCATCGAAAACTATTCCCGCCATCTCACCGGGCGCGCGCCGGGCGAGCCGCCGCCGACCTTGTTCGATTACCTGCCCGCGGATTCGCTGCTGGTGATCGACGAATCGCACGTGACCATTCCGCAGATTGGCGCGATGTACAAAGGTGATCGTTCGCGCAAGGAAACCCTGGTGAACTTCGGCTTCCGGTTGCCGTCGGCGCTGGATAACCGGCCCTTGCGCTTCGAGGAATGGGAGGCGCGGGTGCCGCGCAGCGTGTACGTGTCGGCCACGCCGGGGCCGTATGAGTTGCGCGAGGCAGGCGACGACATCGTCGAGCTGGTGGTGCGCCCGACAGGCCTGATCGATCCGCCCGTCGAGATCCGCCCGGTGGCGACCCAGGTGGATGACCTGTTGGGCGAGATCCATGAGCGGGTGGGCTGGGGAGATCGGGTGCTGGTGACCACCTTGACCAAGAAAATGGCCGAGAACCTCACCGAGTACCTGTCCGAGCACGACGTGAAGGTGCGCTATCTGCACTCCGATGTGGACACGGTGGAGCGGGTGGAGATCATCCGTGACCTGCGTCTGGGCCTGTTCGACGTGCTGGTGGGCATCAATCTGCTGCGCGAAGGGCTGGACATGCCGGAGGTATCGCTGGTGGCGATCCTGGATGCCGACAAGGAAGGCTTTTTGCGCAGTACCGGCTCGTTGATCCAGACCATCGGTCGCGCCGCCCGCAACCTTCGCGGCAAGGCGATCCTGTATGCCGACCGGGTGACCAATTCGATGCAGCGGGCGCTGGACGAAACCGATCGCCGCCGGCAGAAGCAGGTGGAATACAACGCCAGGCACGGGATCACCCCGCAGTCGGTGCAGCGCGCGGTGATGGACGTCATGGAGGGCGCCCGGCCCGAGCCCGGCGAGCTGAAGGGGCGCGGCAAACTGAGGCGGGTGGCCGAGCCGGTGCAGGACTACCTGCGGCTGTCGCCTTCGCAGCAGGCGGCCAAGCTGAAGGCATTGGAAGTGCAGATGCACCAGCACGCTCGCGACCTCGAATTCGAGGCTGCCGCGCAGGTTCGCGACCAGATCCACCAACTTCGCGAAGCCGCGTTGTGAGCTGATAAACTGCGCAGGTCATTGGGGAGTAGCTGTCCTTCGCTCGCGAAGGGGCTGGCGTCAACATGCTTGGCCGGCAGGCCATGGCGTCAGCGGTTCCCGCGCTTGGCAAGACCTTTGACCACAACGCCTCCAACTTGGCTGGGGATACGTCGTGGTCAATCGTCTGTCATCCAGCCAGGGAATAGTTATGGAAGCACTCTTTGTCTCGACCGGTGTTGTCGCCCTGGCGGAAATTGGTGACAAGACCCAACTCCTCGCGTTTTTGCTTGCGGCGCGCTTCAAAAAGCCGCTGCCGATCATCCTCGGCATTCTGGCGGCGACCCTTGTCAATCATGGCCTCGCTGGTGCGCTGGGGGCATGGATCACCGCCGCGCTGCGCCCGGACATTCTGCGCTGGGTGCTGGGCGTGTCGTTCATCGGCATGGCGATTTGGACGTTGATTCCCGACAAAATCGAGGAGGAGGAAACCCATCTCGGCAAACGGTTCGGTGTGTTCGGCGCAACCCTCATCACGTTTTTTCTGGCCGAAATGGGCGACAAAACCCAAATCGCGACCATTGCGATGGCCGCGCATTACGGCACACCGCTGTTGGTGGTCATCGGCACCACGCTTGGCATGCTGATTGCGGATGTGCCGGCGGTGTTTGTGGGCGATCGGCTGGCGGGCAAGATCCCGATGCGGCTGGTGCATGGCGTCGCCGCCGCCATCTTCGCCGTACTCGGCATCGCCACTCTGTTCGGTGTCGGTTCGGGCTTCGGGTTCTGAAGTCGTACAAGCGCTGCGGCAGGAGGATTGCAGCGAGGATTGCACCAATTCTTCCACGGGTTCATTGCGGCGCTTGTCGTTCGCTCAAGACACGGGCTATAATTCGCGGCCCCGTAATCGGGGGTATCGGGCGGTTAGCTCAGCGGTAGAGCACTACCTTGACATGGTAGGGGTCACAGGTTCGAACCCTGTACCGCCCACCACGCTGCAAGCGGCGTGGCAACGAAACGGAGACAGGTGGCCCGCGGCAACGCCGGCCGAGCGTGCGACATGGACACTACCAGCGCCCACCACTGATTCCTGCCGACGCATTCGCCCTCCCTTCACTGTGGATCATCGAAAGGCGCCTCGGCGTCTTTTTTCGTTTCCCGGAACCGCACCCATGATCTCGATCACGCTTCCCGACGGCTCCCAGCGCCAGTTCGAATCCCCGATTTCGGTGCAGGACGTCGCCGCTTCGATTGGCGCCGGCCTGGCCAAGGCCACCCTGGCCGGCAAGGTCGATGGCCGGCTGGTCGACGCCAGTCACGTCATCGACCGCGACGCCGCGCTGTCCATCGTCACCGACAAGTCGCCGGAGGCGCTGGACATCCTGCGCCATTCCACCGCGCACCTGCTGGCACAGGCCGTGCAGCGCCTGTTTCCCGGCGCGCAGGTCACCATCGGCCCGGTGATCGACAATGGCTTCTATTACGACTTTGCCTTCGAGCGCCCGTTCACGCCGGAAGACCTGCCCGCCATCGAGGCGGAGATGCAGAAGATCGTCAAGGAAGCGCTTCCGGTCAGTCGCAGCGTGAAGTCGCGCGACGACGCGGTGGCCTTCTTCAAGGGCATGGGCGAGGCCTTCAAGGCCGAGATCATCGAAAGCATCCCTTCGAACGAAGAGCTTTCGCTGTATTCGCAGGGTGAGTTCACCGACCTGTGCCGCGGCCCGCACGTGCCCGGCACCGACAGGCTGCGCGCGTTCAAGCTGATGAAGGTGGCCGGCGCCTACTGGCGCGGCGACCACAACAACCAGATGCTCAGCCGCATCTACGGCACCGCGTGGTTGAACGACAAGGATCTCAAGACTTACCTGCACCAGATCGAGGAAGCGGAAAAGCGCGACCACCGCAAGATCGCCAAGGTGCAGGACCTGTTCCACCTGCAGGAAGAAGGCCCGGGGCTGGTGTTCTGGCATCCGAAGGGCTGGAGCATCTGGCAGACGGTCGAGCAGTACATGCGCAAGGTGTACCGCGACACCGGCTATGGCGAGGTGCGCTGCCCGCAGATCCTCGATGTCGAGCTGTGGAAGAAGTCCGGCCACTGGGACAATTACAAGGACAACATGTTCTTCACCGAATCGGAGAAGCGCACCT contains:
- the thrS gene encoding threonine--tRNA ligase, translated to MISITLPDGSQRQFESPISVQDVAASIGAGLAKATLAGKVDGRLVDASHVIDRDAALSIVTDKSPEALDILRHSTAHLLAQAVQRLFPGAQVTIGPVIDNGFYYDFAFERPFTPEDLPAIEAEMQKIVKEALPVSRSVKSRDDAVAFFKGMGEAFKAEIIESIPSNEELSLYSQGEFTDLCRGPHVPGTDRLRAFKLMKVAGAYWRGDHNNQMLSRIYGTAWLNDKDLKTYLHQIEEAEKRDHRKIAKVQDLFHLQEEGPGLVFWHPKGWSIWQTVEQYMRKVYRDTGYGEVRCPQILDVELWKKSGHWDNYKDNMFFTESEKRTYALKPMNCPGHVQVFNQGLHSYRDLPIRYGEFGACHRNEPSGALHGILRVRGFTQDDGHVFCTEGQIESEVRAFHAQALKVYSDFGFSDIQIKIALRPDSRLGDDATWDKAEDALRAALRASGVEWEELPGEGAFYGPKIEYHLKDAIGRTWQLGTMQVDFMMPGRLGAEYVDEHSQRKHPVMLHRAIVGSMERFIGILIEHHAGQFPAWLAPVQAVVMNITDAQADAVDAARQTLANQGFRVVSDLRNEKIGYKIREHTLQRVPYLLVVGDREKENGMLSVRTRGGEDLGSMSVADFAARLRQEQAH
- a CDS encoding GspH/FimT family pseudopilin; this encodes MQRRHAGFTLIELVMTTTIAAILAAVSLPAMAQFIEHQRTSSAMEALTAHMQLARMTAVSRNRRAVLCPTRDGNHCDAGTDWSLGWMLFTDDDGNHQPDSGNDILRADVQPASTHLRIASNAGRQQLRYLPDGTSAGSNLTLSICSTHGELLGQVIVNNAGRPRSDRPKAPTPCPV
- a CDS encoding TMEM165/GDT1 family protein, whose protein sequence is MEALFVSTGVVALAEIGDKTQLLAFLLAARFKKPLPIILGILAATLVNHGLAGALGAWITAALRPDILRWVLGVSFIGMAIWTLIPDKIEEEETHLGKRFGVFGATLITFFLAEMGDKTQIATIAMAAHYGTPLLVVIGTTLGMLIADVPAVFVGDRLAGKIPMRLVHGVAAAIFAVLGIATLFGVGSGFGF
- the uvrB gene encoding excinuclease ABC subunit UvrB, encoding MSQSVPSDLDLATASDRFELISPYKPAGDQPHAIEKLVAGFEGGVAKQVLLGVTGSGKTYTIANMIQAVQKPTLVMAPNKTLAAQLYGEFRSFFPRNSVEYFVSYYDYYQPEAYVPSTDTFIEKDSAINDHIEQMRLAATKALLSRRDTIVVASVSAIYGLGAPEDYLAMRLILSRGERIDQRELLRHLTTLQYSRNELVLDRGTFRVRGETIDVFPAESDLEALRIELFDGEVEQLSMFDPLTGQVLRRLPRYTIYPKTHYATPRERTLSAVETIKLELRERLDYLYAENKLVEAQRLQQRTQFDLEMMAEVGFCNGIENYSRHLTGRAPGEPPPTLFDYLPADSLLVIDESHVTIPQIGAMYKGDRSRKETLVNFGFRLPSALDNRPLRFEEWEARVPRSVYVSATPGPYELREAGDDIVELVVRPTGLIDPPVEIRPVATQVDDLLGEIHERVGWGDRVLVTTLTKKMAENLTEYLSEHDVKVRYLHSDVDTVERVEIIRDLRLGLFDVLVGINLLREGLDMPEVSLVAILDADKEGFLRSTGSLIQTIGRAARNLRGKAILYADRVTNSMQRALDETDRRRQKQVEYNARHGITPQSVQRAVMDVMEGARPEPGELKGRGKLRRVAEPVQDYLRLSPSQQAAKLKALEVQMHQHARDLEFEAAAQVRDQIHQLREAAL